The Shouchella patagoniensis genome contains the following window.
AAATATGAATAAAAAAGATGAAATAAAAAATGTGCAGCCGTTACGATCGCTACAGCAAATTGAAGATATGAAATGGTCCTTACGCCGGTATTGTTCTGAACGGGATTACATGTTGTTTTTAATTGGTATTAATACGGGTCTTCGTGTGGGGGATTTATTGCGATTAAAAGTATCTGATGTGAGCAAAAAAAAGAAAGTAACCGTTCGTGAAGGGAAAACAAAAAAGCCGCGTACAATTTACTTAACAAACATTTATGAAGACATTTCGTCTTATGCGATGACTTTATCGTCTTCTGGTTGGCTCTTTCCTAGTCGAAAAGGGGACCAACCAATCTCGCGCATTCAGGCATACAGACAAATACAAAAAGCAGCAGACATGGCCGACATCCCGGAAGGGATTGGCACACATACTATGCGCAAAACGTTTGGCTATTGGCACTACAAACAATTCAAAGACGTGGCCGAATTGCAGATGATTTTAAATCATACGCATCCCAAAATTACGTTGCGTTATATTGGAATTTTAGAAGAAGAGCTTGAAC
Protein-coding sequences here:
- a CDS encoding tyrosine-type recombinase/integrase, yielding MNKKDEIKNVQPLRSLQQIEDMKWSLRRYCSERDYMLFLIGINTGLRVGDLLRLKVSDVSKKKKVTVREGKTKKPRTIYLTNIYEDISSYAMTLSSSGWLFPSRKGDQPISRIQAYRQIQKAADMADIPEGIGTHTMRKTFGYWHYKQFKDVAELQMILNHTHPKITLRYIGILEEELEHNLRAFKL